The segment GTACGAAAAGTCCCCCGACGCCGTCATGACCGCGGATGAGACCAACAGTGCCGGCGCAATGAAGGTCAAGTAGTTCACGCCACCGAACACCGCGGCGCTGTTCGCATCCACCAGGCTCGCCAGCCCGATGCCCATGGCGAACAAATAGGCCACCGGCTGCCCCACGCTGTACAGGAAGACGGACCAGCCGTAGCCGCGCATCACACGCAGGACCTGCTCGGCGTAGAAGAAGGATCCCCAGCGCTTCGCCCGGGTGGCCGAAACGGCAGGCGAGTGGGCGCTAATCAACGAGGCTCCGCCCGGTCAGCCGGAGGAAGACGTCCTCGAGCGAAGAACGCCGCACGAGCGAGGTCAGGGGACGGAGCCGACGTGCGGAGACTTGCTCCAGGGCCGATTCGCCGTCGTTCGCGTAGATGAGCACCCGGTCCGGAAGCGTCTCGACGCGTTCGCCGATGCCCGCGAGTTCGACGCCAATGGTGGCGTTGCGTTCCGAACCGAAGCGGAGTTCCAGCACCTCGCGCGTGGAATACTCGCGGATCAGGCTGGCCGGCGAGCCTTCGGCCATGATCCTGCCCTTGTCCACCACGATCAGCCGGTCACAAAGCTGCTCGGCCTCGTCCATGTAGTGCGTGGTGAGGATCAGCGTGACGCCTTGTTCCTTGAGCCTGAACAGCCGGTCCCAAAGGATGTGGCGGGCCTGCGGGTCCAGTCCCGTAGTCGGTTCGTCCAGGAGCAGGATCTTGGGCTCGTTGATGAGCGAGCGCGCAATCGTCAGACGCCGTTTCATGCCGCCCGAGAGGGCATCGACCCTGGACTTGGCTTTGTCTGTCAGTTGGGCGAACTCGAGCAGTTCGTCGGCCTTGGGACGCAAATAGCTCAAGGGCAGGCCGAAGTAGCGGCCATAGACAATCAGGTTTTCGCGGACCTTCAGTTCCTCGTCCAGGTTGTCCTGCTGCGGCACCACCCCGAGGTGCGCACGGACTTCCGGCCCATGGGTTTCCGGGTCCAGGCCCATGATGCTGAGCTTCCCGGACGTGCGCTGGGAGACTCCGCCGATCATTTTCATGGTGGTCGATTTGCCGGCGCCGTTCGGCCCAAGCAGGCCGAAGGACTCCCCCGCCGGAACCTCGAACGAGATACCGTCGACGGCGATGAGCTCGCCGTAGCTCTTGGTGAGGTTTTCGGCTGTGATGACTGCGGGTGGGTTCATCTGGAAGCTGGCTGACGTGGAGAAAGGGCGGGTGGCTTCATTGTGCACCCCAGCAGACTAGTAGAGCCAAGGAATACGTGAAAGAGGTATTCCGCAATTTTCTGGAATAACCTCCTGGGGCCCTCGCGCGACATTCTGCTGGATCATTCCGCACCTCAGGCCTTGGAACCGCGTGATTCCAAGGCCTGATGGTTTATCCAGACGAATGATCCAGCAGAATCCGTCGGTTCCTCACTTCGTCGGATGTGCCCGCAGCACTTCCAAGCGCTGGCGGTACTCGGTCTCGTCGATTTCGCCCCGCGCGTAGCGCTCCCTCAGCACGCTTTCGGCGCCCTGGGTTGCTGCCCAGTAGTGGTTCCGGCGCCACATCCGCCGGCCGAAGAAGATGAAGAATCCGATGACCAGGAACCAAAACAGCGGGATCAGGAGGAAAAACGGCCAGAAGACGAATCCGTCCCCCGGTCCATGGACGACGTCGGCGGGAAGCTGCGCGGCCGCCGCGCCGATGGTGGTGCTCAGTGATGTCAACATGTCCAGTCCAAACTCTCAACAGGCCGTATCTCGGCTCTGGTTCCAGTCTGGTTTTTGGCCCATCGAAACGCGTCGGCCACCGGGAGTCACTTGCGGACTTCCGCCTACTCCCCCGGGAGACAGCGAGTAGGGGCTAGCTGCTCCAGCCCGGCCGGACCAAGCCGGATTCGTACGCCAGCACCACCAATTGCGCACGGTCCCGGACCAACAGTTTGGTCATGATCCGCGAAACGTGCGTCTTCGCTGTCAGCGGGGTGATGAACAGCCGCTCGGCGATCTCTGCGTTGTTCAGCCCCTCGCCTACCAGCGCCAGGACTTCCCGTTCGCGCTCGGTGATGTGGTCCAGGGGTACTGTCTTCGACGCCGCCTTGCTGTGCAGGGCGAGCTGGGCCATGATGCGGCGTGTCACGGACGGCGAAAGGAGCGCGTCGCCGTCGTGGACTACCCGCACGGCGCGGATCAGTTCCTCCGGTTCGGTGTCCTTGACGAGGAAGCCGGCGGCACCCGCGCGCACGGCCTCGGCGATGTATTCGTCCAGCTCAAACGTGGTGAGGATGATGATGCGGGTGTGCGCGAGGCGGGGGTTGGCCAGGATTTGCCGTGTTGCGGCCAGTCCGTCGCCATCCGGCATGCGAATGTCCATGAGCACGACGTCGGGTGCCTCACGCTCGGCCAGCCTGACGGCATCGCGGCCCGTACCCGCTTCCGCTACCACTTCCATATCCGGTTCAGCGTCCAGGAGTGCCCGGAATCCAGCCCGGATAAGGTTCTGGTCGTCGGCTAACAGCAAGCGGATCATCGCGCGTGTCCTCCTTGCTCGGGGTTCAGCGGGAGGTTCGCTTCCACGCGCAGCCCCGGCTCCAGCGGCATCAGGCCAAGCGTGCCGCCCAGGGCCTCAACGCGCTCCCGCATGCCCCTCAGTCCATTCCCTGCGGGCGCTCCCCGGAGGCCTCCGCCGTCGTCGTCGATCCTCACCCTCAGCGCGTTCCCCGACAATTCGAGAAGTACGACGGCGGACGCCGCGCCTGAGTGCCTGCGGACGTTGCTCAGCGCTTCCTGGACGATCCGGTAGGCGGCTTCCTGCTGCGCTGGGCCAAGGTGTTCCGGGCCAAGGTGTTCCGGGTCCACCCGTCCAGGGTCTACGGAGTTCTCGAACCGCAGCTGCAGGCCGCCGCGCCGCGCGTCCTCCACGAGTTCCGGGATCCGCCCCAGACTTGGCGGCGCCGCGGGACTCAGCGGGGCGTCGTCGCGCAAGACACCCAGGAGCTGACGGACTTCGGCCAGGGATTCCTTGCTCGCTGCCTTGATGGCTTCCAGCGCCGGGCGGAGCTTCTCGGGATCGTTCGTTCCCAGATGGAGCGCCACGGAAGCCTGGACGTTGATCATCGACAGGGAGTGGGCCACAACATCGTGGATGTCCCGGGCGAGCGTGAGGCGGTATTCGTCTCGTTCGGCCTGTTTCGCAGCCTCCCGCCGTCGCCGGTATTCGGCCATCCGTTCGCCCCGCCGTCGGAAGCCTTCACCGATCAGGACAAGGATCGCCGCCCAGGCAACCCCGGCAGAGGCCCGGACAAGCCCTGTCTCATCCCCGGCGAGGACGGCCATCAGAACGAGGGCGGCGGCGCAAATCCCGGCCCCAAGCCAGGCCTGCCAGCGGAGCCCCGCGGCAGCGGTCAGGATGATCGAGAGAGCCAAGGAGAGCACAATCGGACCCCAGGCGTAACCGAGGAGCAGGTAGATGGACGTGGCCGCGATAGTGATTGGCAGCATGATTGCGGGCCTGCGGGTCCGGAAAGCCAAGGCCGCGGGGCCGGCCAACAGCAGCATAAAGGCGAGCGGGTCCAAGGGGCGCAGGGCGGCCTGATGGCTCGCCGAAAAGACGGTCCCCAGGACCTGGATCAGGGCGACCGCGATCACGATGAAACTCGTGGGAGGACCCTGGAAACGCCGCTGCATGCTCCGAGCCTAGCCGCGGAGGGCGCCGGCGTCGTCGGGTTAACGATGTAGGGCACCTACTCCCGCGGGAGTAGGCGCCCTACACGGTGGTGGGGAGCAAAATCAGGCGACGCCGGAGACGCTTCCCGCTGCCAATTGGCGTTCCGCTGCTTCGACCACGTTGGTCATGAGCAGCGCCACGGTCATGGGACCCACGCCGCCGGGGTTCGGCGAAATCCAGCCGGCTACATCGGCAACGCCGGGATCGATGTCGCCGTGGACCTTGCTCTTGCCCGTCTCGGGGTCGGTTTCACGGGTGACACCGACGTCGAGCACGGCCGCGCCCGGCTTTACGTCCGCAGGCTTGACGATGTGCTTGGCACCCGCCGCGCCTACAATCACGTCCGCCTGCCGCAGCAGCTCCGAGAGGTTCCTGGTGCCGGTGTGCGTCAGCGTCACGGTGGCGTTCACGGCCCGCCGGGTGAGCAGCAGGCCGATCGAGCGGCCGATCGTGACGCCGCGGCCGACCACCACAACGTGCTTTCCGGCGAGGCTGTAGCCGTTGCGCTCCAGGAGCTCGATGACGCCGCGGGGTGTGCACGGCAGCGGCGAGGTGATCTCTCCGTTGACGTTGAGCACCAGCCGGCCCAGGTTGGTCGGGTGCAGGCCGTCGGCATCCTTGGCGGGGTCGATCCGCTCGAGGATGGCGTCGGTGTCCAGGTGCTTGGGCAGCGGCAGCTGCACGATGTAACCGTGGCAGGCGGGGTCCGCATTGAGTTCGTCGATGAGGGCCTCAACCTGGGCCTGGGTGGCGTCCGCCGGAAGCTCACGCTGGATCGAGTTCATCCCGATCTCCACAGACTGCTTGTGCTTCATGGACACGTAAAGCTGCGAGGCAGGGTCCGCACCTACGAGCACAGTGGCAATGCCCGGAGTTACGCCGCGGGCCTTCAGGGCAGCGACACGCTCAGTCAGCTCAGACTTGATGGCGGCGGCGGCGGCCTTGCCGTCAAGGATCTTCGCGGTCTGCGCCATGGACGGGTTCACCACTGCTCGTGCTGCGGGTACAGCGGGAAGTCTGCAGCGAGCTTGTCGACCCGGGCCTGCAAGGCTTCAACGTCGGTAGCGGAGCCGGACTTGAGCGCCGAAGCGATGATCTCGGCAACCTCGGTGAATTCCGTGGCACCGAAGCCGCGGGTGGCGAGGGCCGGGGTACCGATGCGCAGGCCGGAGGTGACCATCGGCGGGCGGGGGTCGAAAGGAACGGCGTTGCGGTTGACGGTGATGCCCACCGAATGCAGGAGGTCTTCTGCCTGCTGGCCGTCCAGCTGCGAGTTGCGCAGGTCCACGAGGACCAAGTGGACGTCGGTGCCGCCGGTCAAAACGGAAACACCGGCGTCGGCGACATCGGCCTGGTTGAGGCGATCGGCGATGATCTTGGCGCCTTCAAGGACGCGCTCCTGGCGCTCCTTGAACTCCTCGCCGGCAGCGATCTTGAACGCAACGGCCTTGGCGGCGATCACGTGCATGAGCGGGCCGCCCTGCTGTCCCGGGAACACGTTGGAGTTGAGTTTCTTCGCCCATTCCTGCTTGGCGAGGATCACGCCGGAACGGGGGCCGGCCAGCGTCTTGTGCACCGTGGAGGTAACGACGTCGGAGTGCGGCACCGGGCTTGGGTGCAGGCCTGCTGCGACGAGGCCAGCGAAGTGGGCCATGTCCGTCCAAAGGAGCGCGCCAACCTCGTCGGCGATGGAACGGAAGGCTGCAAAGTCGAGGTGGCGCGGGTA is part of the Arthrobacter ramosus genome and harbors:
- a CDS encoding ABC transporter ATP-binding protein, encoding MNPPAVITAENLTKSYGELIAVDGISFEVPAGESFGLLGPNGAGKSTTMKMIGGVSQRTSGKLSIMGLDPETHGPEVRAHLGVVPQQDNLDEELKVRENLIVYGRYFGLPLSYLRPKADELLEFAQLTDKAKSRVDALSGGMKRRLTIARSLINEPKILLLDEPTTGLDPQARHILWDRLFRLKEQGVTLILTTHYMDEAEQLCDRLIVVDKGRIMAEGSPASLIREYSTREVLELRFGSERNATIGVELAGIGERVETLPDRVLIYANDGESALEQVSARRLRPLTSLVRRSSLEDVFLRLTGRSLVD
- a CDS encoding SHOCT domain-containing protein, which produces MLTSLSTTIGAAAAQLPADVVHGPGDGFVFWPFFLLIPLFWFLVIGFFIFFGRRMWRRNHYWAATQGAESVLRERYARGEIDETEYRQRLEVLRAHPTK
- a CDS encoding response regulator transcription factor; this translates as MIRLLLADDQNLIRAGFRALLDAEPDMEVVAEAGTGRDAVRLAEREAPDVVLMDIRMPDGDGLAATRQILANPRLAHTRIIILTTFELDEYIAEAVRAGAAGFLVKDTEPEELIRAVRVVHDGDALLSPSVTRRIMAQLALHSKAASKTVPLDHITEREREVLALVGEGLNNAEIAERLFITPLTAKTHVSRIMTKLLVRDRAQLVVLAYESGLVRPGWSS
- a CDS encoding sensor histidine kinase, whose protein sequence is MQRRFQGPPTSFIVIAVALIQVLGTVFSASHQAALRPLDPLAFMLLLAGPAALAFRTRRPAIMLPITIAATSIYLLLGYAWGPIVLSLALSIILTAAAGLRWQAWLGAGICAAALVLMAVLAGDETGLVRASAGVAWAAILVLIGEGFRRRGERMAEYRRRREAAKQAERDEYRLTLARDIHDVVAHSLSMINVQASVALHLGTNDPEKLRPALEAIKAASKESLAEVRQLLGVLRDDAPLSPAAPPSLGRIPELVEDARRGGLQLRFENSVDPGRVDPEHLGPEHLGPAQQEAAYRIVQEALSNVRRHSGAASAVVLLELSGNALRVRIDDDGGGLRGAPAGNGLRGMRERVEALGGTLGLMPLEPGLRVEANLPLNPEQGGHAR
- a CDS encoding bifunctional methylenetetrahydrofolate dehydrogenase/methenyltetrahydrofolate cyclohydrolase; its protein translation is MAQTAKILDGKAAAAAIKSELTERVAALKARGVTPGIATVLVGADPASQLYVSMKHKQSVEIGMNSIQRELPADATQAQVEALIDELNADPACHGYIVQLPLPKHLDTDAILERIDPAKDADGLHPTNLGRLVLNVNGEITSPLPCTPRGVIELLERNGYSLAGKHVVVVGRGVTIGRSIGLLLTRRAVNATVTLTHTGTRNLSELLRQADVIVGAAGAKHIVKPADVKPGAAVLDVGVTRETDPETGKSKVHGDIDPGVADVAGWISPNPGGVGPMTVALLMTNVVEAAERQLAAGSVSGVA
- the glyA gene encoding serine hydroxymethyltransferase → MTTTTITSATISNQPLSELDPEIAAVLEQELGRQRGTLEMIASENFAPRAVMEAQGSVLTNKYAEGYPGRRYYGGCEYVDIAEQLAIDRVKALFDAEYANVQPHSGAQANAAALSAMITPGDKILGLSLAHGGHLTHGMKLNFSGKLYNVAAYQVEEDNFRVDMDKLREQAIAEKPQVIIAGWSAYPRHLDFAAFRSIADEVGALLWTDMAHFAGLVAAGLHPSPVPHSDVVTSTVHKTLAGPRSGVILAKQEWAKKLNSNVFPGQQGGPLMHVIAAKAVAFKIAAGEEFKERQERVLEGAKIIADRLNQADVADAGVSVLTGGTDVHLVLVDLRNSQLDGQQAEDLLHSVGITVNRNAVPFDPRPPMVTSGLRIGTPALATRGFGATEFTEVAEIIASALKSGSATDVEALQARVDKLAADFPLYPQHEQW